A section of the bacterium genome encodes:
- a CDS encoding T9SS type A sorting domain-containing protein, giving the protein MLRCLLSHFRWLNSYEIFNILGQRVKTINIGFKKKGSYTKQDSAILWDLKNDTGIKASKGLYFYKLTGDDSSAIKSMVVR; this is encoded by the coding sequence TTGCTTCGTTGCCTGCTGTCTCACTTCAGATGGCTAAATAGTTACGAAATCTTTAATATTCTAGGACAAAGAGTAAAAACCATAAACATTGGCTTTAAAAAGAAGGGTTCATACACAAAGCAAGATAGTGCCATCCTCTGGGACTTAAAGAATGACACTGGCATCAAAGCCTCAAAGGGCTTATACTTCTATAAGCTTACCGGCGATGACTCTTCTGCCATTAAGTCAATGGTGGTGAGGTAG
- a CDS encoding flagellar assembly protein A, with protein sequence MSESLYLFIASPLCSGYNVFVELSVLDEVSFILEKPSFSNLDSQIIIDIAEDKSQCFLTITHPTLSGKIPQFEDVLANLEENGIKDIDTETIRRILKERDFERKHLIAIGKKAKKGTDAKYLYRFGKIEGKESPLDKFEAISGQLIAVKTHPTKGEDGMDACGSIIEGIMGEDIVMIAGKNTAISRDRTRIYATRNGFVSWKKDRVDLEPLISIDGDLTSDIEFDGSLNVSGSIKGVKVKIGGELKVSKNIESSFISAGGTIEVFEGIISSEITSKGDIIGNSASSSTLQAGSSIIIRTGIVDCNSKARSIFITGKKGIIMTKGIPPPSLFTIPIVISKGLSGLSGGVANVEKVIDVEVLGDVSHKKTEIKVEKNGIISASSSVYPKTKITIGLRSQEIIKPIEGVTFIEDKGKILQMPYKQAEAELVMPIYGPTILKDPPSVIIENIIENAKKEASIFLQIEENFLSEFYIFEYQSTIFFQKDIDGPWKKLIFEIERKRKEREEIPGSFKIDNLPEGLYLTIYPPGKKGIPVGPRDLIEILKEYKELNAEAIRDAIVQMDGMPVKIGERQYIPELDGRIILKLEDEGEIKNAKAFLTIGSPKENGKQIPFTEIIKFLEKEKIRAFDKKKIALALKKKFYNKPFLISGAIFPKKGENACYIYKFGEEPYIYPDVIPGQILAIKDVPKIGTDGVNCIGEVIPGIPGNDFKIQAGRNTFLSKDGNTLYSSNFGRVFWTNNRCDVEKVMEIDGDCDKDIEFLGKIIINGSLKRGVKIKASGGVLIKGNVSLRCEITSGGGIEIDSDIKGEDGNEIIISANGDIVANSISFSNISSEGSVIARTGVTDCNVIAKSLVITGRKGIIMTKGTPPPPIFTIPIAMASGVKGLVGGGRIEISEFIDVEQIGSVSHHKTDIIIKSEEGKISVQDAVYPKVSMKIGKAFLLATKPFEGGGCFKQELGKIIKHPYEEIPAHLMSISYPMETKDIPSSIALLKEEIEKAIKFLLFDDILSISLDEKLSLFFPKGIEGPWKEKEKEITLKIKEKEEAPGSFKIDNTQDGVYLTINPPGIRGKPVNMKDVLLSASEFFDIDEQGIKTAIEKKDGKPIKIGERQYIPDLDSSVKIEVIDEGEIKAKKVLLTIGPFKPGGRKIRHKEVLWHLMKNGIIYGIEEKKIFLALKKDFYKPFIAASCLVPTKGEPAFYLYKYEGKFDVIPGQILAIKKEKTRGNNGINCKGEEIPGIFGDELPIIEGRNTRFFENILYSQASGMATWDGNRCDVIKTITINGDLKENLDFSGKVIISGSVKAGVKINALANIEIGGDIENSCNISSRENVQVSGHILSNSSIDAKYDIIAQSASESSLNAGGAIVVNTGMRCRANADRIYIVGKKGVMMSKRGAEKEEFTLPVAIQRGVKGLIGGEIETNEIFADIIGSVEQEETIIRLKDKGRICCGSIYPKTKINGIEIKKQSDNIGFQNDGGRIKEVSYKPCEIVLTEAQVEPQREKHPESIALLNEERERASGFLKLGDDRIGSLELDNETSLFFDRGIKGPWVEIEEKIEKQKEKPASFEIKSLPEGLYITVNKGGIKANPLSFEEVERALREFYNVDIAAVAEAIKYSSGKSVKIGERQYIRDIDSRIEVVVD encoded by the coding sequence ATGTCTGAATCACTGTATCTTTTTATTGCAAGCCCTCTTTGTTCTGGTTATAATGTTTTTGTGGAGCTTTCTGTTTTAGATGAGGTTTCCTTTATATTAGAAAAACCATCTTTTTCAAACCTTGATAGCCAGATAATAATTGATATAGCTGAAGATAAATCGCAATGTTTCCTTACCATTACCCATCCAACCCTCTCTGGGAAAATACCTCAATTTGAGGATGTTCTAGCCAATTTAGAAGAAAATGGGATAAAAGATATAGACACAGAAACAATAAGGAGGATTTTAAAGGAAAGGGATTTTGAGAGAAAGCACCTTATAGCAATTGGTAAAAAGGCAAAAAAGGGAACTGACGCAAAATATTTATATAGATTTGGAAAGATAGAGGGCAAAGAATCTCCATTAGATAAATTTGAAGCAATATCTGGTCAGCTCATTGCTGTAAAGACACATCCAACAAAGGGAGAAGATGGAATGGATGCGTGTGGGAGTATAATAGAAGGCATTATGGGAGAAGATATTGTTATGATTGCTGGAAAGAATACAGCTATTTCAAGGGATAGAACAAGAATTTATGCTACAAGAAATGGCTTTGTTTCCTGGAAGAAGGACAGAGTAGACCTTGAGCCTTTAATCTCTATAGATGGCGATCTAACAAGCGATATAGAGTTTGATGGAAGCTTAAATGTATCTGGCTCTATAAAGGGTGTAAAGGTAAAGATAGGTGGAGAGCTTAAGGTTTCTAAAAATATTGAGAGCTCTTTTATTAGCGCTGGTGGAACCATAGAGGTCTTTGAGGGGATAATTAGCTCAGAAATAACATCAAAGGGTGATATTATAGGAAATTCAGCAAGCTCTTCAACCCTACAAGCAGGTTCATCAATAATCATAAGAACAGGGATAGTTGATTGTAATTCAAAGGCAAGGTCTATATTTATTACCGGAAAAAAAGGGATAATAATGACAAAGGGAATACCGCCACCATCTTTATTTACCATTCCAATTGTCATATCAAAGGGACTTTCTGGTCTTTCTGGAGGGGTTGCAAATGTAGAAAAAGTAATAGATGTTGAGGTTTTAGGTGATGTCTCCCATAAAAAAACAGAGATAAAGGTAGAAAAGAATGGGATAATATCTGCCTCGTCCTCTGTATATCCAAAGACAAAGATAACAATTGGTCTAAGAAGCCAGGAAATAATAAAACCTATAGAGGGTGTAACATTTATTGAGGATAAGGGGAAAATATTACAAATGCCATATAAACAGGCAGAGGCTGAGCTTGTAATGCCTATATATGGACCTACAATATTAAAAGACCCTCCATCTGTAATTATAGAAAACATTATAGAGAATGCAAAAAAAGAGGCATCCATTTTTTTACAGATAGAAGAAAACTTCCTTTCAGAATTTTACATTTTTGAATATCAATCAACCATCTTTTTTCAAAAGGATATAGATGGACCCTGGAAAAAGCTCATTTTTGAAATAGAAAGGAAAAGGAAGGAAAGAGAGGAAATACCAGGCTCTTTTAAGATTGATAACCTTCCAGAAGGTCTATACCTTACAATTTATCCACCTGGAAAAAAGGGAATTCCTGTAGGGCCAAGGGATTTAATAGAAATCTTAAAGGAATATAAAGAATTAAATGCTGAAGCAATAAGGGATGCTATTGTCCAAATGGATGGGATGCCTGTAAAGATAGGAGAGAGGCAATACATTCCAGAGCTTGATGGAAGAATAATTTTAAAGCTTGAAGATGAAGGAGAAATAAAGAATGCAAAAGCATTTTTAACAATTGGAAGCCCAAAGGAAAATGGAAAGCAGATTCCATTTACAGAAATTATAAAATTTCTTGAAAAAGAAAAAATAAGGGCATTTGATAAGAAGAAGATAGCATTAGCCTTAAAGAAAAAATTCTACAACAAACCATTTTTAATATCGGGTGCTATTTTTCCAAAAAAGGGAGAGAATGCTTGCTATATTTATAAATTTGGAGAAGAACCATATATTTATCCCGATGTAATTCCTGGTCAAATATTGGCAATAAAGGATGTCCCAAAAATTGGTACAGACGGCGTTAATTGTATAGGAGAGGTTATTCCAGGAATACCAGGGAATGATTTTAAAATTCAGGCTGGAAGGAATACATTTCTCTCAAAAGATGGAAATACATTATACTCTTCTAATTTTGGCAGGGTTTTCTGGACGAATAATAGGTGCGATGTAGAAAAGGTTATGGAAATAGATGGAGATTGTGATAAAGACATCGAATTTCTTGGAAAAATAATCATAAATGGCTCTTTGAAAAGGGGTGTAAAGATTAAAGCAAGCGGCGGGGTTTTAATAAAGGGAAATGTCTCTTTAAGGTGTGAGATAACATCAGGTGGAGGTATTGAAATAGATTCTGATATAAAAGGGGAGGATGGTAACGAGATAATTATTTCTGCAAATGGTGATATTGTTGCAAACTCAATATCCTTTTCAAATATATCATCCGAAGGCTCTGTAATTGCAAGAACAGGGGTTACAGATTGTAATGTTATTGCTAAATCCCTTGTCATTACAGGAAGGAAGGGGATAATAATGACAAAAGGCACACCGCCACCTCCTATATTTACCATTCCCATTGCTATGGCATCTGGTGTAAAGGGCCTGGTTGGTGGAGGAAGGATTGAGATTTCCGAGTTTATAGATGTTGAGCAGATTGGTTCTGTTTCACACCATAAAACAGATATAATTATAAAGAGCGAAGAGGGAAAAATCAGTGTTCAGGATGCGGTATATCCAAAGGTGAGTATGAAAATAGGAAAGGCATTTCTCCTTGCTACTAAACCATTTGAAGGTGGAGGGTGTTTTAAGCAAGAATTGGGAAAGATAATAAAGCACCCTTACGAAGAAATTCCTGCACATCTTATGTCTATTTCATATCCTATGGAAACAAAGGACATCCCCTCCTCAATTGCCCTTTTAAAAGAAGAAATTGAAAAAGCAATAAAATTTCTTTTATTTGATGACATTTTATCCATAAGCCTTGATGAAAAGCTTTCTCTGTTTTTTCCAAAGGGAATAGAAGGGCCTTGGAAAGAAAAGGAGAAAGAGATTACTTTAAAGATAAAGGAAAAGGAGGAAGCACCTGGCTCTTTTAAGATTGATAATACGCAAGATGGCGTTTATCTTACCATAAACCCACCAGGGATAAGGGGAAAGCCTGTAAATATGAAGGATGTTCTTCTTTCTGCATCAGAATTTTTTGATATAGATGAACAGGGTATAAAAACAGCAATTGAAAAAAAAGATGGAAAGCCAATAAAGATAGGAGAAAGGCAATATATCCCAGACCTTGATAGCTCTGTTAAGATAGAGGTAATAGATGAAGGGGAAATAAAGGCAAAGAAGGTTCTTTTGACAATAGGGCCTTTTAAGCCAGGTGGAAGAAAAATAAGGCATAAAGAGGTTTTATGGCATCTTATGAAAAATGGAATAATTTATGGAATAGAGGAGAAAAAAATTTTCCTTGCTTTAAAAAAGGATTTTTATAAGCCGTTTATTGCCGCATCCTGTCTTGTTCCAACAAAGGGAGAACCTGCCTTCTATCTTTATAAATACGAAGGTAAATTTGATGTAATACCAGGCCAAATTCTAGCAATAAAAAAGGAAAAAACAAGGGGAAATAATGGGATAAATTGTAAAGGTGAGGAGATTCCTGGGATTTTTGGTGATGAGCTTCCTATTATTGAGGGAAGGAATACGAGATTCTTTGAAAATATCTTGTATTCACAAGCCTCTGGAATGGCAACATGGGATGGAAATAGATGCGATGTTATTAAAACAATAACAATAAATGGAGACCTTAAGGAGAATTTGGATTTTTCTGGGAAAGTCATTATTTCTGGCTCTGTAAAGGCTGGAGTAAAAATAAATGCGCTGGCGAATATAGAAATAGGAGGGGATATCGAAAATTCCTGCAATATTTCATCAAGAGAGAATGTGCAGGTTTCTGGACATATCCTTTCTAATAGCTCTATTGATGCAAAATATGACATCATAGCCCAATCAGCATCAGAATCAAGCCTTAATGCAGGCGGAGCAATTGTTGTGAATACAGGAATGCGATGTAGGGCAAATGCTGATAGAATATACATTGTTGGGAAAAAGGGTGTGATGATGTCAAAAAGGGGGGCAGAAAAAGAAGAATTTACCCTGCCTGTTGCCATACAAAGGGGTGTTAAGGGGTTAATTGGTGGAGAGATAGAAACAAATGAGATATTTGCAGATATTATTGGCTCAGTTGAGCAGGAGGAGACAATAATAAGGCTAAAGGACAAAGGAAGGATTTGTTGTGGGTCTATATATCCAAAGACAAAGATTAATGGCATTGAAATAAAAAAGCAATCTGATAATATAGGATTTCAGAATGATGGAGGAAGGATTAAGGAGGTATCCTATAAACCCTGTGAGATTGTCTTAACAGAAGCCCAAGTAGAGCCTCAAAGGGAAAAGCATCCAGAATCAATAGCCCTTTTAAATGAAGAAAGGGAAAGGGCAAGTGGCTTCCTTAAATTAGGCGATGATAGGATAGGCTCTCTTGAATTAGATAATGAGACAAGCCTGTTTTTTGATAGAGGGATAAAAGGCCCTTGGGTTGAAATAGAAGAAAAAATAGAAAAACAAAAAGAAAAACCAGCCTCTTTTGAGATAAAATCCCTTCCTGAAGGGCTATACATTACAGTAAATAAGGGTGGAATAAAAGCTAATCCCCTTTCCTTTGAAGAGGTTGAAAGAGCTTTAAGAGAATTTTACAATGTGGATATAGCCGCTGTAGCTGAGGCAATAAAATATTCCTCTGGAAAGTCTGTAAAAATAGGAGAAAGGCAATACATTAGAGATATTGATTCAAGGATAGAGGTAGTTGTGGATTAG
- a CDS encoding cysteine desulfurase family protein — MMVYLDNIATTPIDPRVFDEMLPYFKEEFGNPSSIYTIGQGAKNAIICARERIASLISSKPDEIIFTSSATEANNLAIKGIANALSKNGKHIISSSIEHISILHPLRTLEKEGFEVTFVGVDKEARVNPNDIKKALRDNTILVSIQLANPETGTIQPIKEIAKVIKGRSIIFHTDAVAACGRIPINVNELCVDTLTISGHQFYGPKGVGCLYVRKGTRLYPEIEGGIQEKGRRGGTENVASIVGMGKAANLVMSEMEEWDRHILKLQNMLIDGIFKNCDGVYLNSPKEALPGIINLSFDFVEGESLLISLDLEGICVASGSPCVSTSLKASHVLSAMGISPVLAHSSLLFSLGKENKESDIGHLLNVFPSILKRLRLMSPLAKR; from the coding sequence TTTTTGATGAGATGCTTCCATATTTTAAGGAAGAATTTGGAAATCCATCAAGCATTTATACAATTGGTCAAGGGGCAAAGAATGCCATTATTTGTGCAAGAGAAAGGATTGCTTCTTTAATCTCTTCCAAACCAGATGAGATTATCTTTACATCATCAGCAACAGAGGCTAATAATTTGGCAATAAAGGGGATAGCAAATGCCCTTTCAAAGAATGGAAAACATATAATCTCATCATCTATTGAGCATATATCTATCCTCCATCCTTTAAGGACACTGGAAAAAGAGGGGTTTGAGGTAACATTTGTTGGTGTTGATAAAGAAGCAAGGGTAAATCCAAATGACATAAAAAAGGCATTAAGGGATAATACAATTCTTGTCTCAATTCAATTAGCAAATCCAGAGACAGGAACAATCCAGCCAATTAAAGAGATTGCAAAGGTTATAAAAGGTCGTTCTATAATATTCCATACAGATGCTGTTGCTGCTTGTGGAAGAATCCCTATAAATGTAAATGAGCTATGCGTTGATACTTTAACTATATCTGGCCATCAATTTTATGGTCCAAAGGGTGTAGGTTGCCTTTATGTGCGAAAAGGAACAAGGTTATATCCTGAAATAGAGGGTGGAATCCAGGAAAAGGGAAGAAGGGGAGGAACAGAGAATGTTGCATCTATTGTAGGAATGGGAAAGGCAGCGAATCTTGTGATGTCTGAAATGGAAGAATGGGATAGACATATCTTAAAGCTACAAAATATGCTAATAGATGGAATATTTAAAAATTGCGATGGAGTTTATCTTAATAGCCCAAAAGAAGCCCTGCCTGGGATAATAAACCTCTCCTTTGATTTTGTAGAGGGTGAATCATTGCTTATCTCCCTTGATTTAGAAGGGATATGTGTTGCCTCCGGCTCTCCCTGCGTTTCTACATCCCTTAAAGCCTCCCATGTTCTCTCTGCTATGGGCATTTCTCCTGTTCTAGCACATAGCTCATTGCTATTTTCTTTGGGAAAGGAGAATAAAGAGAGCGATATAGGGCATCTTTTAAATGTTTTTCCTTCAATCCTTAAAAGGCTTCGGTTAATGTCTCCCCTTGCAAAAAGGTAA